A genome region from Gossypium hirsutum isolate 1008001.06 chromosome A04, Gossypium_hirsutum_v2.1, whole genome shotgun sequence includes the following:
- the LOC107935030 gene encoding phosphatidylinositol 4-phosphate 5-kinase 7 isoform X2, whose translation MTRLKTLFDEESKANDEQLGPSSCINVESVERLNEKAFPNGDLYVGDFKEILPHGKGKYTWSDGTVYDGDWEAGKMAGKGLLIWPSGAKYNGDISGGYLHGFGAFTASDGSIYEGHWRMNIRHGYGKKKYSNSDIYEGEWKEGEHEGKGIYFWNNGNKYTGNWKRGKMHGRGVMEWINGDHYNGCWFNGFRHGNGIYQYADGGYYFGTWTRGLKDGKGLFYPAGSKRPSLKKCCTSLGYDDDHKTALPQCSSLHLEEHIVKKPSIKRSLSEKISVSGVLKGSGRMSSKTAESSGLSDSGREFVHHNSSGTFSFDSDAGQSELQENTAVIYEREYMQGVMIKERIRDYNELSKKAEKKTKFHAKETQKSSCVGIFKGHNSYHLMLNLQLGIRYTVGKITPVPKREVRAADFGDRARITMFFPKKGSQFTPPHKSIDFYWKDYCPMVFRHLRELFKLDAAEYMMSICGDDGLTEISSPGKSGSLFYLSHDDKFVIKTLKKSELKVLLKMLPKYHNHVKEHENTLITKFFGLHRITLPGRRKVRFVVMGNMFCTELRIHRRYDLKGSTHGRITDKDKIHENTTLKDLDLSYEFHMDKSLREFLFDQIADDCAFLKSQQIIDYSLLLGLHFRAPEPLDGLVEPPNISPNMQSSPAGQDGEVLFPSKGFVLLAHEPSSVNTDPGPHIRGRALRAFSLGNQEVDIMVPGTGRLRVQLGVNMPARANHKLPQDESDSAEVELFEVYDVILYMGIIDILQEYNAKKKAEHAYKSVKFGPTTISVVEPELYANRFTNFLKQKVFPGQP comes from the exons ATGACTCGTTTAAAGACTCTGTTTGATGAGGAGTCTAAAGCAAACGATGAACAACTCGGTCCTTCATCATGCATCAATGTGGAGAGTGTTGAAAG GCTTAATGAGAAGGCTTTCCCTAATGGAGATTTGTATGTTGGTGATTTTAAGGAAATTCTTCCCCACGGTAAGGGAAAGTATACATGGTCCGATGGAACGGTATATGATGGTGATTGGGAAGCAGGGAAAATGGCAGGCAAAGGATTGTTAATTTGGCCATCGGGAGCAAAATACAACGGTGATATCTCGGGGGGTTACCTTCATGGTTTTGGTGCATTTACAGCTTCTGATGGTTCCATTTACGAAGGGCATTGGAGGATGAATATACGGCATGGATATGGAAAAAAGAAGTATTCCAATTCGGATATTTATGAAGGAGAATGGAAAGAAGGGGAACATGAAGGGAAAGGtatatatttttggaataatGGAAACAAATATACCGGGAATTGGAAACGTGGAAAAATGCATGGTAGAGGTGTTATGGAATGGATAAATGGTGATCACTATAATGGCTGTTGGTTTAATGGTTTCCGTCATGGAAATGGAATTTATCAGTACGCAGATGGGGGATATTATTTCGGAACATGGACGAGGGGCCTTAAGGATGGAAAAGGATTATTCTATCCTGCTGGAAGTAAACGTCCCTCTTTAAAGAAGTGTTGTACCTCTTTGGGATACGATGATGACCATAAAACCGCGTTACCACAGTGTTCATCACTACATTTAGAAGAACATATAGTCAAGAAACCGAGTATTAAACGTAGCTTGTCCGAAAAGATATCAGTAAGTGGAGTTTTAAAAGGTTCAGGTCGAATGTCAAGCAAGACTGCTGAAAGTTCTGGACTTTCTGATTCCGGAAGAGAATTCGTTCACCATAATTCCTCAGGAACATTCTCATTTGATTCCGATGCCGGCCAAAGTGAACTGCAAGAAAATACGGCTGTAATTTACGAGAGGGAGTACATGCAAGGAGTTATGATTAAAGAGAGAATACGAGATTACAACGAATTATCAAAGAAAGctgaaaagaaaactaaatttcaTGCCAAAGAAACACAAAAGAGCTCATGTGTTGGCATTTTCAAAGGCCATAACAGTTATCATTTGATGCTTAATTTGCAACTCGGTATAAG GTATACTGTCGGTAAGATAACACCAGTGCCTAAGCGTGAGGTTCGAGCAGCTGATTTTGGTGATCGAGCTAGAATTACTATGTTTTTCCCTAAAAAGGGTTCACAATTTACCCCTCCACACAAATCAATTGATTTCTACTGGAAGGATTACTGTCCCATGGTTTTCAG GCATTTGAGAGAGTTGTTCAAGCTAGATGCTGCTGAGTACATGATGTCCATTTGTGGCGATGATGGCCTGACCGAGATTTCTTCTCCAGGGAAAAGTGGCAGTCTTTTCTATCTATCTCATGATGATAAATTTGTGATTAAGACATTGAAAAAATCCGAACTCAAG GTTTTACTCAAGATGCTGCCTAAATATCACAATCATGTCAAAGAACATGAAAATACTCTCATAACAAAGTTTTTTGGGCTTCACCGGATAACTTTGCCGGGGAGAAGAAAG GTGCGCTTTGTGGTTATGGGGAATATGTTTTGCACGGAGCTACGAATTCATCGTCGTTATGATCTAAAGGGATCAACTCATGGAAGAATTACAGATAAAgataaaattcatgaaaacaCTACGTTGAAAGATCTTGATTTGTCATATGAATTTCATATGGACAAATCATTGCGGGAGTTCCTTTTTGA CCAAATTGCCGACGATTGTGCATTCTTGAAATCTCAACAGATAATTGATTATAGCCTTCTTTTAGGTTTACATTTTAGAGCTCCTGAGCCACTTGACGGCCTTGTAGAACCTCCTAACATTTCGCCTAATATGCAAAGCTCACCTGCTGGCCAAG ATGGTGAAGTGTTGTTTCCTTCAAAAGGCTTCGTGTTACTTGCCCATGAACCCAGCTCTGTTAACACCGACCCAGGTCCTCACATTAGAGGAAGAGCATTACGAGCTTTCTCTTTGGGCAACCAGGAAGTTGATATTATGGTGCCCGGTACTGGAAG GTTACGGGTGCAATTAGGAGTAAACATGCCGGCACGGGCTAATCACAAGCTTCCCCAAGATGAGTCCGATTCAGCCGAAGTCGAACTCTTTGAGGTATATGATGTGATTCTCTATATGGGAATTATTGATATTTTACAGGAATACAATGCAAAGAAAAAGGCAGAGCATGCATACAAATCAGTGAAATTTGGCCCCACGACAATATCTGTCGTGGAACCCGAGCTGTATGCTAATCGTTTCaccaatttcttgaaacaaaaagTTTTCCCTGGACAACCATGA
- the LOC107935044 gene encoding uncharacterized protein At1g10890 isoform X1 — MPRDMSRLRSRSPSYRRRQSPSPVRHRYGRRSRRDRSLSPYSSYSHSRRKSRSISPRCNKSRSPSARRHKSRSPTPKRYKRQRSRSSSLSPTHKSASPNLGSIDCKNACEKLKKEEEERKRRQQEAELKLIEEETAKRVEEAILEKVEERLNSEEIKQEIQKRLEEGRRRLNDEVAIQLEKEKEAALLEARQKEEQARKEKEELEKMLEENRKRVEEAQRREALEQQRREEERYRELEELQRQKEEAMKRKKQQEEEERLNQMILLGKNKLRPKLSFALGSK; from the exons ATGCCTAGAGATATGTCAAGATTGCGATCTCGCTCACCCTCTTATAGGCGTAGACAATCGCCATCTCCTGTAAGGCATAGATACGGAAGGAGAAGCCGAAGGGATAGAAGCCTATCGCCATATTCATCTTATTCTCATAGCAG AAGAAAGAGTCGTTCCATTAGTCCACGGTGCAACAAAAGCCGTTCTCCCTCTGCAAGACGTCATAAAAGTCGTTCTCCAACTCCAAAGCGTTATAAGAGGCAAAGAAGTAGGAGTTCTTCATTGTCTCCTACTCATAAATCAGCTAGCCCAAATCTTGGGTCAATAGACTGCAAAAATGCTTGTGAGAAACTgaaaaaagaagaggaagagaGGAAAAG gCGTCAACAAGAAGCAGAGTTGAAACTCATAGAAGAAGAGACTGCTAAGAGAGTGGAAGAAGCAATTCTGGAAAAGGTTGAAGAGAGATTGAATTCCGAGGAAATCAAGCAGGAAATTCAGAAGCGATTAGAGGAGGGACGGAGAAGACTTAATGATGAAGTTGCAATTcaacttgaaaaagaaaaggaagctgCCCTTCTTGAGGCTAGGCAAAAAGAG GAGCAAGCTCGAAAAGAGAAAGAGGAGTTGGAAAAGATGCTCGAAGAGAACCGGAAGAGGGTGGAAGAAGCTCAAAGAAGGGAAGCACTGGAACAGCAGCGAAGGGAGGAGGAACGGTATCGAGAACTAGAGGAGCTTCAAAGACAAAAGGAAGAGGCAATGAAAAGGAAGAAGCAACAGGAGGAGGAAGAACGTTTAAACCAGATGATATTACTGGGAAAGAACAAACTGCGACCGAAGTTGTCTTTCGCACTCGGTTCAAAATGA
- the LOC107935030 gene encoding phosphatidylinositol 4-phosphate 5-kinase 7 isoform X1 produces the protein MTRLKTLFDEESKANDEQLGPSSCINVESVERLNEKAFPNGDLYVGDFKEILPHGKGKYTWSDGTVYDGDWEAGKMAGKGLLIWPSGAKYNGDISGGYLHGFGAFTASDGSIYEGHWRMNIRHGYGKKKYSNSDIYEGEWKEGEHEGKGIYFWNNGNKYTGNWKRGKMHGRGVMEWINGDHYNGCWFNGFRHGNGIYQYADGGYYFGTWTRGLKDGKGLFYPAGSKRPSLKKCCTSLGYDDDHKTALPQCSSLHLEEHIVKKPSIKRSLSEKISVSGVLKGSGRMSSKTAESSGLSDSGREFVHHNSSGTFSFDSDAGQSELQENTAVIYEREYMQGVMIKERIRDYNELSKKAEKKTKFHAKETQKSSCVGIFKGHNSYHLMLNLQLGIRYTVGKITPVPKREVRAADFGDRARITMFFPKKGSQFTPPHKSIDFYWKDYCPMVFRHLRELFKLDAAEYMMSICGDDGLTEISSPGKSGSLFYLSHDDKFVIKTLKKSELKVLLKMLPKYHNHVKEHENTLITKFFGLHRITLPGRRKVRFVVMGNMFCTELRIHRRYDLKGSTHGRITDKDKIHENTTLKDLDLSYEFHMDKSLREFLFDQIADDCAFLKSQQIIDYSLLLGLHFRAPEPLDGLVEPPNISPNMQSSPAGQGLTADGEVLFPSKGFVLLAHEPSSVNTDPGPHIRGRALRAFSLGNQEVDIMVPGTGRLRVQLGVNMPARANHKLPQDESDSAEVELFEVYDVILYMGIIDILQEYNAKKKAEHAYKSVKFGPTTISVVEPELYANRFTNFLKQKVFPGQP, from the exons ATGACTCGTTTAAAGACTCTGTTTGATGAGGAGTCTAAAGCAAACGATGAACAACTCGGTCCTTCATCATGCATCAATGTGGAGAGTGTTGAAAG GCTTAATGAGAAGGCTTTCCCTAATGGAGATTTGTATGTTGGTGATTTTAAGGAAATTCTTCCCCACGGTAAGGGAAAGTATACATGGTCCGATGGAACGGTATATGATGGTGATTGGGAAGCAGGGAAAATGGCAGGCAAAGGATTGTTAATTTGGCCATCGGGAGCAAAATACAACGGTGATATCTCGGGGGGTTACCTTCATGGTTTTGGTGCATTTACAGCTTCTGATGGTTCCATTTACGAAGGGCATTGGAGGATGAATATACGGCATGGATATGGAAAAAAGAAGTATTCCAATTCGGATATTTATGAAGGAGAATGGAAAGAAGGGGAACATGAAGGGAAAGGtatatatttttggaataatGGAAACAAATATACCGGGAATTGGAAACGTGGAAAAATGCATGGTAGAGGTGTTATGGAATGGATAAATGGTGATCACTATAATGGCTGTTGGTTTAATGGTTTCCGTCATGGAAATGGAATTTATCAGTACGCAGATGGGGGATATTATTTCGGAACATGGACGAGGGGCCTTAAGGATGGAAAAGGATTATTCTATCCTGCTGGAAGTAAACGTCCCTCTTTAAAGAAGTGTTGTACCTCTTTGGGATACGATGATGACCATAAAACCGCGTTACCACAGTGTTCATCACTACATTTAGAAGAACATATAGTCAAGAAACCGAGTATTAAACGTAGCTTGTCCGAAAAGATATCAGTAAGTGGAGTTTTAAAAGGTTCAGGTCGAATGTCAAGCAAGACTGCTGAAAGTTCTGGACTTTCTGATTCCGGAAGAGAATTCGTTCACCATAATTCCTCAGGAACATTCTCATTTGATTCCGATGCCGGCCAAAGTGAACTGCAAGAAAATACGGCTGTAATTTACGAGAGGGAGTACATGCAAGGAGTTATGATTAAAGAGAGAATACGAGATTACAACGAATTATCAAAGAAAGctgaaaagaaaactaaatttcaTGCCAAAGAAACACAAAAGAGCTCATGTGTTGGCATTTTCAAAGGCCATAACAGTTATCATTTGATGCTTAATTTGCAACTCGGTATAAG GTATACTGTCGGTAAGATAACACCAGTGCCTAAGCGTGAGGTTCGAGCAGCTGATTTTGGTGATCGAGCTAGAATTACTATGTTTTTCCCTAAAAAGGGTTCACAATTTACCCCTCCACACAAATCAATTGATTTCTACTGGAAGGATTACTGTCCCATGGTTTTCAG GCATTTGAGAGAGTTGTTCAAGCTAGATGCTGCTGAGTACATGATGTCCATTTGTGGCGATGATGGCCTGACCGAGATTTCTTCTCCAGGGAAAAGTGGCAGTCTTTTCTATCTATCTCATGATGATAAATTTGTGATTAAGACATTGAAAAAATCCGAACTCAAG GTTTTACTCAAGATGCTGCCTAAATATCACAATCATGTCAAAGAACATGAAAATACTCTCATAACAAAGTTTTTTGGGCTTCACCGGATAACTTTGCCGGGGAGAAGAAAG GTGCGCTTTGTGGTTATGGGGAATATGTTTTGCACGGAGCTACGAATTCATCGTCGTTATGATCTAAAGGGATCAACTCATGGAAGAATTACAGATAAAgataaaattcatgaaaacaCTACGTTGAAAGATCTTGATTTGTCATATGAATTTCATATGGACAAATCATTGCGGGAGTTCCTTTTTGA CCAAATTGCCGACGATTGTGCATTCTTGAAATCTCAACAGATAATTGATTATAGCCTTCTTTTAGGTTTACATTTTAGAGCTCCTGAGCCACTTGACGGCCTTGTAGAACCTCCTAACATTTCGCCTAATATGCAAAGCTCACCTGCTGGCCAAG GTCTGACCGCAGATGGTGAAGTGTTGTTTCCTTCAAAAGGCTTCGTGTTACTTGCCCATGAACCCAGCTCTGTTAACACCGACCCAGGTCCTCACATTAGAGGAAGAGCATTACGAGCTTTCTCTTTGGGCAACCAGGAAGTTGATATTATGGTGCCCGGTACTGGAAG GTTACGGGTGCAATTAGGAGTAAACATGCCGGCACGGGCTAATCACAAGCTTCCCCAAGATGAGTCCGATTCAGCCGAAGTCGAACTCTTTGAGGTATATGATGTGATTCTCTATATGGGAATTATTGATATTTTACAGGAATACAATGCAAAGAAAAAGGCAGAGCATGCATACAAATCAGTGAAATTTGGCCCCACGACAATATCTGTCGTGGAACCCGAGCTGTATGCTAATCGTTTCaccaatttcttgaaacaaaaagTTTTCCCTGGACAACCATGA
- the LOC107935044 gene encoding uncharacterized protein At1g10890 isoform X2 has product MRRKSRSISPRCNKSRSPSARRHKSRSPTPKRYKRQRSRSSSLSPTHKSASPNLGSIDCKNACEKLKKEEEERKRRQQEAELKLIEEETAKRVEEAILEKVEERLNSEEIKQEIQKRLEEGRRRLNDEVAIQLEKEKEAALLEARQKEEQARKEKEELEKMLEENRKRVEEAQRREALEQQRREEERYRELEELQRQKEEAMKRKKQQEEEERLNQMILLGKNKLRPKLSFALGSK; this is encoded by the exons ATGAG AAGAAAGAGTCGTTCCATTAGTCCACGGTGCAACAAAAGCCGTTCTCCCTCTGCAAGACGTCATAAAAGTCGTTCTCCAACTCCAAAGCGTTATAAGAGGCAAAGAAGTAGGAGTTCTTCATTGTCTCCTACTCATAAATCAGCTAGCCCAAATCTTGGGTCAATAGACTGCAAAAATGCTTGTGAGAAACTgaaaaaagaagaggaagagaGGAAAAG gCGTCAACAAGAAGCAGAGTTGAAACTCATAGAAGAAGAGACTGCTAAGAGAGTGGAAGAAGCAATTCTGGAAAAGGTTGAAGAGAGATTGAATTCCGAGGAAATCAAGCAGGAAATTCAGAAGCGATTAGAGGAGGGACGGAGAAGACTTAATGATGAAGTTGCAATTcaacttgaaaaagaaaaggaagctgCCCTTCTTGAGGCTAGGCAAAAAGAG GAGCAAGCTCGAAAAGAGAAAGAGGAGTTGGAAAAGATGCTCGAAGAGAACCGGAAGAGGGTGGAAGAAGCTCAAAGAAGGGAAGCACTGGAACAGCAGCGAAGGGAGGAGGAACGGTATCGAGAACTAGAGGAGCTTCAAAGACAAAAGGAAGAGGCAATGAAAAGGAAGAAGCAACAGGAGGAGGAAGAACGTTTAAACCAGATGATATTACTGGGAAAGAACAAACTGCGACCGAAGTTGTCTTTCGCACTCGGTTCAAAATGA